In Microbacterium galbinum, a single window of DNA contains:
- a CDS encoding YegP family protein has translation MAGKFELYTDRSGEYRFRLKAGNGQVIATSEGYSSKSAAENGIESVRTHAPDAEVVEV, from the coding sequence ATGGCAGGCAAGTTCGAGCTCTACACCGACAGGTCCGGCGAATACCGGTTCCGCCTCAAGGCCGGCAACGGTCAGGTCATCGCGACGAGCGAGGGCTACTCCTCGAAGTCCGCCGCGGAGAACGGGATCGAGTCCGTGCGCACCCACGCCCCCGACGCCGAGGTCGTCGAGGTCTGA
- a CDS encoding ABC transporter ATP-binding protein: MTIDHALPRTQDNLLLAEAGEGTRVQLQSIVKSYAGNRVLHGVDLDIAPGEFVSLLGPSGCGKTTLLRVLAGLEGSDEGAVLLGGQDVSRVPTNKRDIGMVFQSYSLFPHLRVAENTAFGLRRRGVSASESAKRAKDALVLVGLADFADRYPHQLSGGQQQRVALARALVTEPKVLLLDEPLSALDAKVRVQLRDEIRRIQLRLGITTVFVTHDQEEALAVSDRIAVMNSGRIEQIGSPEQLYTTPSTAGVAAFVGLSSIVAGVAEGDHVVVWGQRLPLQTPADGPVDVYLRPENVFFASEADAATDAVVEESTFLGSMRRTLVRTEAGEIVRVQHAPGIHPAFGDRVRIAVAPEPVAVHPRA, from the coding sequence ATGACCATCGATCACGCACTCCCCCGCACCCAGGACAACCTGCTGCTCGCCGAGGCGGGCGAGGGCACCCGGGTGCAGCTGCAGAGCATCGTGAAGAGCTACGCGGGCAACCGCGTGCTGCACGGCGTCGACCTCGACATCGCCCCGGGTGAGTTCGTCTCGCTGCTGGGTCCGTCGGGCTGCGGCAAGACCACGCTCCTGCGCGTGCTCGCGGGCCTCGAGGGCTCCGACGAGGGCGCGGTGCTGCTCGGCGGTCAGGACGTCTCGCGCGTCCCGACCAACAAGCGCGACATCGGCATGGTCTTCCAGTCGTACTCGCTGTTCCCGCACCTGCGCGTCGCCGAGAACACGGCCTTCGGGCTGCGCCGCCGCGGGGTGTCGGCATCCGAATCCGCGAAGCGCGCGAAGGATGCGCTCGTCCTGGTCGGTCTCGCCGACTTCGCCGACCGCTACCCGCACCAGCTGTCGGGCGGCCAGCAGCAGCGCGTGGCACTGGCGCGCGCCCTGGTCACCGAGCCCAAGGTGCTGCTCCTCGACGAGCCGCTGTCGGCGCTCGACGCCAAGGTGCGCGTGCAACTGCGCGACGAGATCCGCCGCATCCAGCTGCGCCTGGGCATCACGACCGTGTTCGTCACGCACGACCAGGAGGAGGCGCTCGCCGTCTCCGACCGGATCGCCGTGATGAACTCGGGCCGCATCGAGCAGATCGGGTCGCCGGAGCAGCTCTACACGACGCCGTCGACCGCCGGTGTGGCCGCGTTCGTGGGTCTCTCGAGCATCGTCGCCGGCGTCGCCGAGGGCGACCACGTCGTCGTGTGGGGGCAGCGGCTGCCGCTGCAGACGCCCGCCGACGGCCCGGTCGACGTGTACCTGCGCCCCGAGAACGTGTTCTTCGCTTCGGAGGCGGATGCGGCAACCGACGCGGTCGTCGAGGAGAGCACCTTCCTCGGCAGCATGCGTCGCACGCTCGTTCGCACCGAAGCGGGAGAGATCGTCCGGGTGCAGCACGCCCCCGGCATCCACCCCGCCTTCGGCGATCGCGTCCGCATCGCGGTCGCGCCCGAGCCCGTAGCCGTGCACCCGCGCGCCTGA
- a CDS encoding ABC transporter substrate-binding protein: MARFTRRARIGAGIALVTTAALALTACSGAADATDAGEGSTDAATATSVADFGTFADLEAAAKAEGQLNVIALPRDWANYGEILDLFAEKYPEITINEASPDVSSAEEIQAAETNKGLDTAPDVFDIGLTVALQNTDYFAPYKVQTWDDIPAELKEPTGLFVGDYGGYMSVGYDSSKFDAPAELADLLSADYKGAVAINGDPTQAGAAFAAVGLATVQSEGTLDDFQPGIDFFAELQKAGNLLKVDVTTATVASGETPVVFDWDYLNASHKADNPNWEVVVFDGTGYAGYYNQAVNVDAPHPAAARLWQEFLYSDEVQNLWLGGGARPVRMEAMTEAGTIDADLAAALPEVPEETVVPTEEQSAGAGTLLGEKWAAAVQ; this comes from the coding sequence ATGGCACGCTTCACCCGCCGCGCGCGCATCGGCGCCGGTATCGCACTGGTCACCACCGCCGCTCTGGCACTCACCGCCTGCTCCGGCGCCGCCGACGCGACCGACGCCGGCGAGGGATCGACCGACGCCGCGACCGCGACGTCCGTCGCCGACTTCGGCACGTTCGCCGACCTCGAGGCCGCCGCCAAGGCGGAGGGCCAGCTCAACGTCATCGCGCTGCCGCGCGACTGGGCGAACTACGGCGAGATCCTCGACCTCTTCGCCGAGAAGTACCCCGAGATCACCATCAACGAGGCTTCCCCCGACGTGTCCAGCGCCGAGGAGATCCAGGCCGCCGAGACCAACAAGGGCCTCGACACCGCTCCCGACGTGTTCGACATCGGCCTCACGGTCGCGCTCCAGAACACCGACTACTTCGCCCCCTACAAGGTGCAGACGTGGGACGACATCCCCGCAGAGCTCAAGGAGCCGACCGGCCTCTTCGTCGGCGACTACGGCGGATACATGTCGGTCGGCTACGACTCCTCGAAGTTCGACGCTCCCGCGGAGCTCGCCGACCTGCTCTCGGCCGACTACAAGGGTGCCGTCGCGATCAACGGCGACCCGACCCAGGCCGGCGCCGCGTTCGCCGCGGTCGGTCTCGCGACCGTCCAGTCCGAGGGTACGCTCGACGACTTCCAGCCCGGCATCGACTTCTTCGCGGAGCTGCAGAAGGCCGGCAACCTGCTCAAGGTCGACGTGACCACGGCGACCGTCGCGAGCGGCGAGACCCCCGTCGTCTTCGACTGGGACTACCTGAACGCCTCGCACAAGGCCGACAACCCCAACTGGGAGGTCGTGGTCTTCGACGGCACCGGCTACGCGGGCTACTACAACCAGGCGGTCAACGTCGACGCCCCGCACCCGGCTGCGGCGCGCCTGTGGCAGGAGTTCCTCTACAGCGACGAGGTGCAGAACCTGTGGCTCGGCGGCGGCGCTCGCCCCGTGCGCATGGAGGCCATGACCGAGGCCGGCACGATCGACGCCGACCTCGCTGCGGCTCTGCCCGAGGTTCCCGAGGAGACGGTCGTCCCCACCGAGGAGCAGTCCGCAGGCGCCGGCACGCTGCTCGGTGAGAAGTGGGCAGCGGCGGTCCAGTGA
- a CDS encoding sulfite exporter TauE/SafE family protein has protein sequence MLLLVVIAAFAAGWIDAVVGGGGLLQLPALLLIPGIAPIQALATNKLASVFGTATSSVTYYRRAKPDIRTAIPMALIALAGSFGGAAVATLLPAAAFKPIIVVALLAVALFTAFRPQMGAATMLRFHGHKHHIMAGAAGLVIGFYDGMIGPGTGTFLVIALVALLGYDFLQASAKAKIVNLATNLGALLLFIPHGSVLWVLGGILAVANVAGSYLGSRMAISRGTKFIRVVFLVVVIALIAKLGVDVWNENLAPALGLAS, from the coding sequence ATGCTGCTGCTCGTCGTCATCGCCGCTTTCGCCGCGGGCTGGATCGATGCCGTCGTCGGGGGCGGTGGGTTGCTGCAACTGCCCGCGCTGCTGCTCATCCCCGGGATCGCGCCGATCCAGGCGCTCGCGACCAACAAGCTCGCCTCGGTGTTCGGCACTGCGACCAGCAGCGTCACCTACTATCGGCGCGCGAAACCCGACATCCGTACCGCGATCCCGATGGCCCTCATCGCGCTCGCCGGATCGTTCGGCGGCGCCGCGGTGGCCACGCTGCTGCCCGCTGCGGCGTTCAAGCCGATCATCGTCGTGGCCCTGCTCGCTGTCGCACTCTTCACCGCCTTCCGGCCGCAGATGGGCGCGGCGACCATGCTGCGCTTCCACGGGCACAAGCACCACATCATGGCCGGCGCTGCCGGTCTCGTGATCGGCTTCTACGACGGCATGATCGGGCCGGGAACGGGGACGTTCCTCGTGATCGCGCTCGTCGCGCTGCTCGGCTACGACTTCCTGCAGGCGAGCGCCAAGGCCAAGATCGTCAACCTCGCCACCAACCTCGGTGCGCTGCTGCTCTTCATCCCGCATGGCTCGGTGCTGTGGGTGCTCGGGGGGATTCTCGCGGTCGCCAACGTCGCGGGCAGCTACCTGGGGTCGCGCATGGCGATCTCGCGCGGCACGAAGTTCATCCGCGTGGTCTTCCTCGTCGTGGTGATCGCCCTGATCGCCAAGCTCGGCGTCGACGTGTGGAACGAGAACCTCGCCCCGGCGCTCGGGCTGGCCTCCTAG
- the aspS gene encoding aspartate--tRNA ligase translates to MLRTHSAGSLRAEHIGQTVTLAGWVDRRRDHGGVAFIDLRDASGIAQVVIRDEEIAHPLRNEFVLKVTGEVSRRPEGNANPNLPTGEIELIATTVEVLNESAPLPFQVSTALADSETVGEEARLKYRYLDLRRPAPASALRLRSDVYKAIRDVLHADDFTEVETPTLTRSTPEGARDFLVPARLSPGSWYALPQSPQLFKQLLMVGGVEKYFQIARCYRDEDFRADRQPEFTQLDIEMSFVDQEDVIRLMESLVVAMWKTIGVEVQTPLPRLTYADAMAKYGSDKPDLRFGLELVEATEYFADTTFRVFQAEYVGAVRMPGGAGQPRKQLDAWQDWAKQRGARGLAYVLFNEDGTLGGPVAKNLSEAEQAGLAELVGAEAGDCVFFAAGATKESRALLGAARVEIGRRLGYLNPDEFAFTWVVDAPMFEPAADAVASGDVAVGAGAWTAVHHAFTGPKPEFEATFDTDPGSALAYAYDIVCNGSELGGGSIRIHREDIQKRVFEVMGISDEQADEQFGFLLDAFKFGAPPHGGIALGMDRVLQHLTKTESIREVIAFPKSGNGYDPLTAAPAPISAEQRAEAGVDFEPEDDEA, encoded by the coding sequence GTGCTTCGCACCCACTCGGCAGGCTCACTGCGAGCCGAGCACATCGGTCAGACCGTCACCCTCGCGGGGTGGGTCGATCGCCGTCGTGATCACGGAGGAGTCGCGTTCATCGATCTTCGGGATGCGTCGGGCATCGCCCAGGTCGTGATCCGCGACGAGGAGATCGCCCACCCGCTGCGCAATGAGTTCGTCCTCAAGGTGACGGGCGAGGTGTCGCGCCGCCCCGAGGGCAACGCGAACCCGAACCTGCCCACCGGCGAGATCGAGCTCATCGCGACCACCGTCGAGGTGCTCAACGAGTCCGCTCCCCTCCCCTTCCAGGTCTCGACGGCGCTGGCCGACAGCGAGACCGTCGGCGAGGAGGCGCGCCTCAAGTACCGCTATCTCGACCTGCGCCGTCCGGCCCCGGCATCCGCCCTGCGCCTGCGCTCCGACGTCTACAAGGCGATCCGCGACGTGCTGCACGCCGACGACTTCACCGAGGTCGAGACCCCGACGCTCACGCGCTCCACGCCGGAAGGCGCCCGCGACTTCCTCGTGCCCGCGCGCCTGAGCCCGGGCAGCTGGTACGCCCTGCCCCAGTCGCCGCAGCTCTTCAAGCAGCTGCTCATGGTCGGCGGCGTCGAGAAGTACTTCCAGATCGCGCGCTGCTACCGCGACGAGGACTTCCGCGCCGACCGCCAGCCCGAGTTCACGCAGCTCGACATCGAGATGAGCTTCGTCGACCAGGAAGACGTCATCCGCCTGATGGAGTCGCTCGTCGTCGCCATGTGGAAGACGATCGGCGTCGAGGTGCAGACCCCGCTGCCGCGCCTGACCTATGCCGACGCGATGGCGAAGTACGGCTCCGACAAGCCCGACCTGCGCTTCGGCCTCGAGCTGGTCGAGGCGACCGAGTACTTCGCCGACACCACGTTCCGCGTCTTCCAGGCCGAGTACGTCGGCGCCGTGCGCATGCCCGGCGGCGCGGGCCAGCCCCGCAAGCAGCTCGACGCCTGGCAGGACTGGGCGAAGCAGCGCGGCGCCCGCGGTCTCGCCTACGTGCTCTTCAACGAGGACGGAACGCTCGGCGGCCCCGTCGCCAAGAACCTGTCCGAGGCCGAGCAGGCGGGTCTCGCCGAGCTCGTCGGCGCCGAGGCCGGGGACTGCGTGTTCTTCGCCGCGGGCGCCACGAAGGAGAGTCGCGCCCTCCTCGGTGCCGCCCGCGTCGAGATCGGTCGCCGCCTGGGCTACCTGAACCCCGACGAGTTCGCCTTCACCTGGGTGGTCGACGCCCCGATGTTCGAGCCGGCGGCGGATGCCGTGGCCTCGGGCGACGTGGCCGTCGGCGCCGGAGCCTGGACCGCCGTGCACCACGCGTTCACCGGACCGAAGCCGGAGTTCGAGGCGACGTTCGACACCGACCCCGGATCGGCCCTCGCCTACGCGTACGACATCGTGTGCAACGGCTCCGAGCTCGGTGGCGGCTCGATCCGCATCCACCGCGAAGACATCCAGAAGCGGGTCTTCGAGGTCATGGGCATCAGCGACGAGCAGGCCGATGAGCAGTTCGGCTTCCTGCTCGACGCGTTCAAGTTCGGCGCGCCGCCCCACGGCGGCATCGCGCTGGGCATGGACCGCGTGCTGCAGCACCTCACGAAGACCGAGTCCATCCGCGAGGTCATCGCGTTCCCGAAGTCGGGCAACGGCTACGACCCGCTCACGGCCGCGCCCGCTCCGATCTCGGCCGAGCAGCGCGCCGAGGCCGGCGTCGACTTCGAGCCGGAGGACGACGAGGCCTGA
- a CDS encoding DUF5684 domain-containing protein, whose product MELALVPAADVPVVPDFVSAFFSGTTSVIGIIFYVLLAIAWWKVFTKAGYPGILALIPIVNAIFLLRIAGMSGWWVLLYLVPIANVILAIVVAVKVGDRFGKGGAFSFFLLFLIPFIGYFILGFGDSRYRKA is encoded by the coding sequence ATGGAACTCGCCCTCGTCCCCGCCGCCGATGTACCGGTCGTCCCCGATTTCGTCTCCGCGTTCTTCTCGGGAACCACGAGCGTCATCGGCATCATCTTCTACGTGCTGCTGGCGATCGCCTGGTGGAAGGTGTTCACGAAGGCCGGGTATCCGGGCATCCTCGCGCTGATCCCGATCGTCAACGCGATCTTCCTGCTGCGCATCGCCGGGATGTCGGGCTGGTGGGTGCTGCTCTATCTGGTGCCGATCGCCAACGTCATCCTCGCGATCGTCGTCGCGGTCAAGGTGGGCGATCGCTTCGGCAAGGGTGGTGCGTTCTCGTTCTTCCTGCTGTTCCTGATCCCGTTCATCGGGTACTTCATCCTCGGGTTCGGGGACTCCCGCTACCGCAAGGCCTGA
- a CDS encoding ABC transporter permease: MNRLAPSLTTRWVIGILVGLFFAIPLVSTFLYTLRDTESGLSFDHWLALFDPAASAAIKPIWTGLGNSLILAVVTVAIVLFLLAPTMILVNLRFGKLKPIFEFAVLLPISIPAIVLVVGLAPIYLQIGRSVGTGTWTLAFAYGITVLPFAYRSIQASIDAADLRTLSEAARSLGASWPTVVLKVLAPNLRQGLLAASLISIAVVLGEFTIASLLNRQVFQTAMVVVQKQDPYAPAIFTLLALALVFLLLLLIGRVARGNGKAHS; encoded by the coding sequence GTGAACCGTCTCGCCCCCTCGCTCACGACCCGCTGGGTCATCGGCATCCTCGTCGGCCTGTTCTTCGCCATCCCGCTCGTGTCGACGTTCCTCTACACGCTGCGCGACACCGAGAGCGGGCTCTCGTTCGACCACTGGCTCGCGCTGTTCGACCCCGCCGCCTCCGCGGCGATCAAGCCGATCTGGACCGGTCTCGGCAACTCGCTCATCCTCGCCGTCGTCACCGTCGCGATCGTGCTGTTCCTGCTCGCGCCGACGATGATCCTGGTGAACCTGCGCTTCGGCAAGCTCAAGCCGATCTTCGAGTTCGCGGTGCTGCTGCCGATCTCGATCCCCGCGATCGTGCTGGTCGTCGGTCTCGCCCCGATCTACCTGCAGATCGGCCGCTCGGTGGGCACCGGCACGTGGACGCTCGCGTTCGCGTACGGCATCACGGTGCTGCCCTTCGCCTACCGCTCGATCCAGGCGTCGATCGACGCCGCCGACCTGCGCACGCTCTCCGAGGCCGCACGGTCGCTCGGGGCGAGCTGGCCGACGGTCGTGCTCAAGGTGCTGGCGCCCAACCTCCGCCAGGGCCTGCTGGCCGCGTCGCTCATCTCCATCGCGGTGGTGCTCGGCGAGTTCACCATCGCCTCGCTGCTGAACCGGCAGGTGTTCCAGACGGCCATGGTCGTCGTGCAGAAGCAGGACCCGTACGCGCCGGCGATCTTCACGCTGCTGGCACTCGCACTCGTGTTCCTCCTTCTCCTCCTCATCGGTCGCGTCGCACGCGGCAACGGAAAGGCCCACTCATGA
- a CDS encoding ABC transporter permease codes for MGSGGPVTTLVDTGADAPASAPATTAGPAHTARARRSAPSWAWLGLVPFAAYIVLFLAVPTLLAIGSGFFTKDGSFTWTNVSALGDPVVLNTFANSAWISLLTAVVGAVVGALVCYALLGMNPQGAIRSSVDAAAGVLAQFGGVMLAFAFIAMMGIQGVLTVFLKDTFGINIYENGTWLYELPGLILPYIYFQIPLMVITFMPALAALKPQWAEANLTLGGTRTSFWLRIGLPVLAPSFLASLLLLFANSFSSYATAAALASQGSQIVPLQIRTALTSETVLGRENLAGALALGMIVVVGVVMALYSLIQRRAARWQS; via the coding sequence GTGGGCAGCGGCGGTCCAGTGACGACTCTCGTCGACACGGGGGCGGATGCTCCGGCATCCGCTCCCGCTACCACCGCCGGGCCCGCGCACACCGCGCGGGCCCGGCGGTCCGCGCCTTCCTGGGCCTGGTTGGGTCTCGTACCCTTCGCGGCCTACATCGTGCTGTTCCTGGCCGTGCCGACGCTGCTCGCGATCGGCTCCGGTTTCTTCACCAAGGACGGCTCGTTCACCTGGACCAACGTGTCGGCACTGGGCGATCCCGTCGTACTGAACACGTTCGCCAACTCCGCCTGGATCTCGCTCCTGACCGCCGTCGTCGGCGCCGTCGTCGGCGCGCTCGTCTGCTACGCCCTCCTCGGGATGAATCCGCAGGGCGCGATCCGCTCGTCGGTGGATGCCGCGGCCGGAGTCCTCGCCCAGTTCGGCGGCGTGATGCTGGCGTTCGCCTTCATCGCGATGATGGGCATCCAGGGTGTGCTGACGGTGTTCCTCAAGGACACGTTCGGCATCAACATCTACGAGAACGGCACGTGGCTCTACGAACTGCCCGGCCTGATCCTGCCGTACATCTACTTCCAGATCCCCCTCATGGTCATCACCTTCATGCCGGCCCTCGCCGCGCTCAAGCCGCAGTGGGCCGAGGCGAACCTCACCCTCGGCGGCACGCGCACGAGCTTCTGGCTGCGCATCGGGCTCCCGGTGCTCGCCCCGTCGTTCCTCGCGAGCCTGCTGCTGCTGTTCGCGAACTCGTTCTCCTCTTACGCCACGGCCGCCGCTCTCGCGAGCCAGGGCTCGCAAATCGTGCCGCTGCAGATCCGCACCGCACTCACGAGCGAGACCGTGCTCGGTCGCGAGAACCTCGCGGGCGCGCTCGCCCTCGGCATGATCGTGGTGGTCGGCGTCGTGATGGCCCTGTACTCGCTGATCCAGCGTCGGGCCGCGAGGTGGCAGTCGTGA
- a CDS encoding GNAT family N-acetyltransferase, which translates to MIEALPLPYPFASRLGSAVLRRATADDTDAVIALLADDPISAARGDVASAEDRPAYAEALLEILAEPSNDLLVVELDGAIVGTLQLTSIPGMARRGARRLLVEAVRVQSDLRSSGIGSAVMRWVGEQAAPAVGAAMVQLTSDAARTDAHRFYEKLGYIGSHLGFKYTVETA; encoded by the coding sequence ATGATCGAGGCCCTCCCCCTGCCGTACCCGTTCGCGTCGCGCCTGGGGAGCGCGGTGTTGCGCCGCGCGACGGCCGACGACACGGATGCCGTGATCGCCCTGCTCGCCGACGACCCGATCAGTGCAGCGCGCGGCGATGTCGCCTCGGCGGAAGACCGGCCGGCGTATGCCGAGGCGCTCCTCGAGATCCTCGCCGAGCCGTCGAACGACCTGCTCGTCGTCGAGCTCGACGGGGCGATCGTCGGCACTTTGCAGCTCACCTCGATCCCGGGCATGGCGCGTCGGGGCGCCCGGAGGCTGCTCGTCGAGGCCGTCCGGGTGCAGAGTGACCTGCGGTCGTCGGGCATCGGGTCGGCCGTGATGCGCTGGGTCGGCGAGCAGGCCGCACCCGCGGTCGGAGCAGCGATGGTGCAGCTCACCTCGGATGCCGCGCGCACCGACGCCCACCGCTTCTACGAGAAGTTGGGGTATATCGGGTCACATCTCGGTTTCAAGTACACGGTCGAGACCGCCTGA
- a CDS encoding amino acid ABC transporter ATP-binding protein gives MITELIDVHAPAIDIQGLVKTFGDNEVLKGIDLTVTKGEVVCVIGPSGSGKSTLLRSVNLLEEPTGGKVLIEGIDITDPETDIDRVRTRIGMVFQSFNLFPHLDVLGNLTVAQQRVKKRSKAEAQKIAISMLDRVGLSQKADAYPGHLSGGQQQRVAIARALCMNPDMMLFDEPTSALDPELVGEVLQVMRTLADEGMTMLVVTHEMGFAREVGSRLIFMDGGHIVEEGDPREVIGNPQHQRTKDFLSRVL, from the coding sequence ATGATCACAGAACTGATCGATGTCCACGCTCCGGCGATCGACATCCAGGGTCTCGTCAAGACCTTCGGCGACAACGAGGTGCTCAAGGGCATCGACCTCACCGTCACCAAGGGCGAGGTCGTCTGCGTCATCGGCCCCTCCGGCTCGGGGAAGTCGACGCTGTTGCGCTCGGTCAACCTGCTCGAGGAGCCGACCGGCGGCAAGGTGCTGATCGAGGGGATCGACATCACCGACCCCGAGACCGACATCGACCGTGTGCGCACCCGCATCGGCATGGTGTTCCAGAGCTTCAACCTGTTCCCGCACCTCGATGTGCTCGGCAACCTCACCGTCGCCCAGCAGCGGGTGAAGAAGCGGAGCAAGGCCGAAGCACAGAAGATCGCAATCTCGATGCTCGACCGAGTCGGGCTGTCGCAGAAGGCAGATGCCTATCCGGGGCATCTGTCGGGTGGGCAGCAGCAGCGCGTCGCGATCGCGCGTGCGCTGTGCATGAACCCCGACATGATGCTGTTCGACGAGCCGACGTCGGCGCTCGACCCCGAACTGGTCGGCGAGGTGCTGCAGGTCATGCGCACGCTCGCCGACGAGGGCATGACGATGCTCGTGGTCACCCACGAGATGGGCTTCGCCCGTGAGGTCGGCTCGCGCCTGATCTTCATGGACGGCGGTCACATCGTCGAAGAGGGCGACCCGCGCGAGGTCATCGGCAACCCGCAGCACCAGCGCACGAAGGACTTCCTCTCGCGCGTGCTGTGA
- a CDS encoding histidine phosphatase family protein, translating into MPASRLHLVRHGEVHNPGRVLYGRLPDFHLSDDGRRMAQSAAEHVAGLGRDVEALRCSPLERTQESAAPFAERFHLEPVLDERVIEPTNVFEGTQMRRSLMNPLNWWHLRQPSVPSWGEPYVSVAERMRAAMDELWHTTEAGDAVIVSHQAPIWITHLSVAGLPLRHDPRTRRCALSSVTSFERVGDVWREVDYAEPAATGGAVDVGAV; encoded by the coding sequence GTGCCGGCATCCCGTCTGCACCTCGTCCGTCACGGCGAGGTCCACAATCCCGGCCGCGTGCTCTACGGCCGTCTGCCCGACTTCCACCTCAGCGACGACGGACGGCGCATGGCGCAGTCGGCGGCCGAGCACGTCGCCGGTCTCGGTCGCGACGTCGAGGCCCTGCGGTGCTCGCCGCTGGAGCGCACGCAGGAGTCGGCCGCTCCGTTCGCCGAGCGCTTCCACCTCGAGCCGGTGCTCGACGAACGCGTCATCGAGCCGACCAACGTCTTCGAGGGCACGCAGATGCGCCGCTCGCTCATGAACCCGCTCAACTGGTGGCATCTGCGGCAGCCGTCTGTGCCCAGCTGGGGCGAGCCGTACGTCTCCGTCGCCGAGCGCATGCGCGCCGCGATGGACGAGCTCTGGCACACCACCGAGGCGGGCGACGCGGTGATCGTGTCGCACCAGGCACCGATCTGGATCACACACCTGTCGGTCGCCGGACTCCCGCTGCGGCACGATCCGCGCACCCGGCGCTGCGCCCTGTCGAGCGTGACCTCGTTCGAGCGGGTCGGCGACGTGTGGCGTGAGGTCGACTACGCCGAACCCGCGGCGACGGGCGGCGCGGTCGACGTCGGCGCCGTCTGA
- a CDS encoding amino acid ABC transporter permease gives MALKRTTRTKLYRLVMYVVFFAVIAGIALSINWERAIPQFLNVEVAARLFPDIITIGLRNTILFTIIAFTGGLLLGILFAMMKLSSIGLFRWVATAWIELFRGLPALLTIFSVAFIVPIVFGWKVPGGPVGAGLLGLMLVASAYIAEVIRAGVQAVPKGQTEAARSLGMSPLKTMFWIILPQGFRIIIPPMTNELVLLLKDTSLVFIAGSFIWSKELTTFVRDANTSNANATPLIVGALLYLVVTIPLTRYTAWLERRMARER, from the coding sequence ATGGCGTTGAAACGGACGACCAGGACCAAGCTGTATCGCCTGGTGATGTATGTGGTGTTCTTCGCGGTCATCGCGGGGATCGCCCTGTCGATCAATTGGGAACGGGCGATCCCCCAGTTCCTGAACGTGGAGGTCGCCGCGAGGCTCTTCCCCGACATCATCACGATCGGCCTGCGGAACACGATCCTGTTCACGATCATCGCCTTCACGGGTGGTCTGCTGCTCGGCATCCTCTTCGCGATGATGAAGCTGTCGAGCATCGGGTTGTTCCGGTGGGTGGCTACCGCGTGGATCGAGCTCTTCCGCGGCCTTCCCGCCCTTCTGACGATCTTCTCGGTGGCATTCATCGTCCCGATCGTCTTCGGGTGGAAGGTGCCGGGCGGGCCGGTCGGCGCCGGACTCCTCGGACTCATGCTGGTGGCCTCGGCGTACATCGCCGAGGTCATCCGCGCCGGGGTCCAGGCTGTGCCGAAGGGGCAGACGGAGGCGGCGCGCTCGTTGGGCATGTCGCCGCTGAAGACGATGTTCTGGATCATCCTCCCGCAGGGTTTCCGCATCATCATCCCGCCGATGACGAATGAGCTGGTGCTCCTGCTGAAGGACACGTCACTCGTGTTCATCGCCGGTAGCTTCATCTGGTCGAAGGAGCTCACCACCTTCGTCCGCGACGCGAACACGTCGAACGCGAACGCGACGCCGCTGATCGTCGGCGCCCTGCTGTATCTGGTGGTGACCATTCCGCTCACGCGATACACCGCGTGGCTGGAGCGACGGATGGCGAGAGAACGATGA